The nucleotide window aatgcaaaccagtgggttcagcacttgtagtagctgcttcacttgaattaccaccaagagttacttataactcaaggggtgtaacctcctcagttgttgctgggatagtagaggtataagcatcagactcagtcacttgttggagtatactctcagtgataggtggttgagaggaactgatttATGTCTGAGCTATATCCAAAGCATGCAACAAGGTCATTATTGATGGTGGTATTTGTGAAATGATGATGGGAGTTGAAAGTGAATTTGCCCCGGACAGTGGACTGTGGATGATGaaatcaagtgattccagagcatcataatttggtgtccctgttcttacaacctgttctttttgagaagaagcaggaggagtttgaggcatggGTTGAGACCTTTCTACCATCTGCGGTgaagaagtagcagcagtggtttatagtgacttttgtgttgtcactggcagttgctctgggatctcatcttccagagttgcctttattGTAGGTTTGGgggatttttgaattttcttttgttttggtggatttaggtgtgggtttcacaacagttgttttgctactgtgatcaccttgagcagtgggctcagcagcaggtgcctgaggagcagttatAGCTGCTAAAATTTGCTCAGgaacctctgcttgtgttttggaaaTTATGGTTTCATCAGACTTTAGAGATTTATTGAGAAATTTcaattttaactatttttaaggctttattttgattttctgaaaacattttgacGCTATTTACACATGGAGTACAAGATAACTTGCTTTGATCCATGTTTAGCATTCCAATCCTAGAGATGGAGTTTTCAAAGGTAGATGTATCAAATTCTTAGGTTTgtacatctgccagctgatctttaggatggacatgatgcagagaaatcaaacctttttcatagcaatcccccACAAAGTGGTGTCTGATGTCAAGTGATGATGGATGAATGAGATACTGGATTTTGATGATATATTTCAGCTACTTGACATCCCTGCATAAAAGAAGTCTTTTGAGCAATTTATATCAAAATCCAATAACATATTTTGGCATTACAATCGGTTGGATTtttcagcaacaacagcagcatcaTAATATTCTTCAATCAATGTTGTGGAAACATCTGCTACATGTGTACAGTCAAAACACTAAGCTTATTGCCTAGGAATTGATATCCCCCTGATGTAATCTTTTCACACTCTTGGTGTCTGTACTTGTTTAAGTATGATAAATCTTGACAATCATGCTCCTAGCATATGCAATGTTCTTTGAGGACCCACTTTTTGCCAAaaggattctcatcctttggcTGTGGCACAAGTTTTTCAATCTTGTTATCACTGAACTGCTGAAGCTCTTCTTAGAAGACAACTACCCAACTTTCTGTCTTTCAGTGCTTTATGGCATTTTGACTTGTTGATGGAGTGGTAGAGAGTCAGCAAGAAGACACATGTTTTAGGATAGCCTTTTTGAAAGAATCcttttcattgatgttgccaagaAAATGGGTGAAATGGTTGAGTTTTAAAGAGGATTGATGTTTTTAACAGGTGGAgttgcagatgtgaatcatctgagctaaccactactggtgactttgatgatccagcagtggcttgAAATGGATGTGAATGGATTTGAAGGAGGGGTTTGGCACACTGATAATATTTTATCCATTTTTGATGAATATTTATCAACAGTGGTTTGGTGAAGTAGTGGTAGGGTTTTAAACAGCAATTTTGATCAAACATTGTTTGTACATCAGTGGATGAGCTTTAACCGCTGTTTTGTACATCTGCTGCTCTGATGATGGAAATGATTTTAGTATCATATCCAACATCTGTTGAAGGTGATTGTGAGTTACCTGCAGAATCAAATTCTTGACAAACACATTTTAGATGCTAATTTATCAGAATTAATCATATCAACAGGATTTACAGGGATTTTTAATGTAAAAATTTTACTGGCCCTTGCATTCAGGTTTTACCACATATCTATTTCAAGTTTTGAACACTTCTATAGATTTTgacagtggttgagtatcccagatgatcaTCTCATTTAGCTTTGATCACCCATTTTGTGTTTTAATATTCCTTTTGAGAACTTAGAGTAAAACATGGGCAACCAGATGTTTGAAATTTGTTAACAATCAACTTTGATATGAGATGAAAACTTGAGTTTGAAATGACCTTAACTATTTCACCATCTCCTTTTGAATCATTATCAAGGAATATATCACcctatgcaaaaaaaaaaaggattCTATATTCCAACAGTTGAttgaacttttactataaaaaacaAGTAAAGGTGCAAAGTATATCattctaaaaaaataatatatcctgttttatttgaAGAAAACTTTACAGAGAAAAAGAGTAAAAGTTTTCTGATAATAAAATCAATTAGATCTGGTGTGTCTCAAGAGTTAAAGTAACTTCGAATAAGGTCAGGATCATTTCATTCTCAAGCTTAGGACAATGGTCAGTGGTTTGAACCAAAGTCCTGTAACCACTGTTTGGTACCATTTCCTTGTCAGTTGATTGTTACCATGAGGAGCCCATTCACAAAGGTTTTGAAAGTTCTTTGTGAACCTTATTACCATGTGAATAATTCCTGAGAAATTTGGCCTATTCCTCTTTTTTTGAAAATTATCTGGAGATACttttgttacctgaacttccctgaaACAGTGATTGAGCATGGATGATTGATGACATTATGTTTGACCAAAAATGCAGATCTATTTTTGGTTTTCCTTTTGTAGGATTAACCTGTGAACTCTTAAGTGTTTTgggtttatactcttttcttttgaattcaaaggttttgagataaacacacttttgagtttttgtaatttttcttcttTCCCTTCTTACCCTTTCCATAGAAGAGTATTGAAATTTTTACTGGAAGGTTTTCAAGGAAAGAATActcaatccaaaatcattttcagcaatgttttgagagatttggacatTTTTGCACTTGCTTATGCCAAATTCCACATTACTCATGATCTGGATATTTTGActgctgattttcttaatgtattttTAACATAGTTGATTTTTGGTCCTTTTTAGAGGAttttcaacctgtttttcaatacataAAATCTAAATAGATAAAGtttttgttttcctctttttatgcAAACAAAAACACTATTGTTATCATCCGAACATAGATTTTCGTTGACATGAGGTAAACACCTTAGCAGCAGTCATGATAAAAacatcacaaccttcataacaacaatttaaatcaattttgtaaaaagaaagattataccatagttatcagacataTTTCCAGATCTGAGTACTATAGGTATtttatgcatgatatcacttgttatgtgaagtttgtgtgtcatatgacatcttggttgttttacagagtatcagatccatcattttgaacatgatttctcgttgctctgtttttcaactgaatacaatcaaccttagtatcaatgaattttgagctgaactgttatgtcaaattgattgttagatcgaatttgactgtccaagctctaataccaattgttaggatccgaggctgacatgattgtgtttgtttgtatgaacTTGACATATCaataaatgtaaaacaatgtaaagtgcagcggaaatggatacaaactttgtaaacacaatcaaaggaagaaaatagtttgataaacacatgctgtTCATTGAGTCGAAGGATTAAACAATACAAAACAAATGATTtcagcatgcttacaatactaagctccccctcagcctgataccccaaggttggttgcacaagatgaaaggattggactgagaagaagaatctactcCGTCAATCAattgtaacagtacagagtaccaTTATATTTATAGGCAATCCAATCCACTgacgcatctcagctgacgtcaccatgaaagcgacatctaacaacctaacaaactctatctactgatctatacaactactgctttgctaactactgacaTTGATTGTACTTAAAAAccactgatgtataaacactgattcttcattccactgttgcAGTCGACCACTGAtgttgaacatcagtgctttcttcaaagggtgatcaggccTTGAAAGAGCAGTACTTTGGTTCTTCACCAGTGCTTGGAAttcatcagtagattgagcttcagccttcaaacttcatcagtgctttggctTACATTACATAAAGAGAAtcaaaactgctgctgcatccttccactgttgtgaacccagcagcacttgtcatgatcagcagtgcttgactcaaggtagtagattgggcagcagagcttttagtcttcatcagtccttgtgtagaatcagcagttgtaggtcagcagttgtttatagaagcagtactttggagcatatcagatgtttgagccacattcaaggggaaGGTTTAGTGCAAACTGcttcttatgatgaatccactgttctgaaccagttttggctttacatcatctgttcctctggtagggttcaatcccaacacaatATGACAGTTGGATGATTTTTCTTTACTAAAATATATTTAGTTTAATTTGAATAAAATGTTAAAGATGTAACATATTGATTCGATATTTAATCATTAAGGGTgaggatcaaatagaaagtttattttggctagaaagtatagaaagcaataggattaggacatgtggcaaaatttaaaataaagaggaatgatattttagtcaatcttatccttttcttcttctttcttctacctagtaacatcaaaacccaccattttcaaaacccaccatcttcaaccatttcttcactttctatctcaataatcactacattatagtgcgttttcgtcaccaatcaatgattcaaacacccgatcaacgtgttcttcagcttttttgaagaaaacctagtttaatttcatataaaatctcgttttttccggtgataagtgtttcaatcattcaaatttcgtcagtCTTTGAAGAAAccgacttcgatccatgtaagaaattttttatttcatttttattatctgGGTTTTTTATTTAGTGATTCCGTTTTACGATCTtcgcgggggtccgggggcagctcCCTTGGTAGCAGGGTCCCAGGGgtggcagcccctggcggggtccaagggcagagcccctggctggggttattaataaaaatgcatcagaaaatttaattttccagaaattccctcatttcgaagacagtaattcgcaGACAGTTTTTGATTTGCTACTCTCTGGTTCAGACAAATTCACAAACAGGTCAGtttgtgtccattgcgttttagaaataatagagttttttgtgttttctggccattgcgttttagaaaaaacacatttttgaagtgtttttagttcattgcgttttatgcaaacaaatttttatttgttttcattccattgcgttttagaaaatacactttcttttgtgtttttaggccattgcgttttagaaataagacatttctatgTGTTTTTTTGGCTATTGCGTTTTTGATAAACACATTTTTGGAGTGTTTTTagttattgcgttttaggtaaaacacatttttatgctttttcagTCCACTgtgttttagaaaacagacattttaagtgttttctagccattgcgttttagaaataagacatttctttgtgtttttggtgcattgcgttttaggtaaaacacatttttatgtgttttcagttcattgcgttttagaaagtaaaatttcttttgtgtttttaggctattgcgttttacaaataagacatttctttgtgttttctggctattgcgttttacaaataagacatttctttgtgtttttggtgcattgcgttttagaaaaatgtcattttttaggtttttttttcattgcgttttacgcaactgtgttttttccattgcgttttacgcaactgggttttaaaaaaaatttcgaaaatatagcaatagtatactcgttttatagataaaaaaacgctcgtttttttggtgaaagttttataaaaaaataatgtcgtatgaaagagttaataacgtttaaaaaatggggggaattggagaAGAGAGAAATTATTGCCTTGAATTGACTAGAATGCCTCTAAACAAACCCACACGCCTTTTTTCTTCCCTTCAATTcccctcatttaatcttagcccttgattaactaaatcgatggtcaagattacttcctagccttcttagccaaataaacttcctattatatcctaacctTAATCATTAAACCAAATTTGAAAAACTAAAATGGTAAAAGCTACTATGTGGGCGGGGGTGCTTCATTTTTCATCACTCATCATACCCAATCATTAAACCAAATTTGAAAACTAAAATAGTAAAAGTGTTTGGGAAGAAATCTTCAACGCGTTGTCACCACCACGCGTGGTCAGACTTAGCGACGACGGTGTTCCATAGGGTTCCACGTGTGGTCACCCAACCACAACGTAACGCCCCGTCTCTCCTAAGTAAATGGTTTTTCTTTCCAATAACCCTGTTTATTAGAATCATATAAGGGTGAGAGAGGTGATCATCTTGTGGGGAGTGGTAAACTCCCATCAAAGCCAATCAAAGCATTTCATTTCAACTTCACTCTCAACTACcccattttacttttttttttttttttttgaaagatcaACAAAAACTTTTATTCCATATTCACCTGGACAACCGAACTGTTGGCCAGATGATCACCAGATTACAACTATTACATCACCATTATACACCAATGTTAATTAAATCAAAATTACACCACTCGTCCCATGAGATATCAACTACCCCATTTTACATTCAATCACAAGATGTGGTTCACCAAAATAATTTTTtcttaagaaaaagaaaaagaaaaaaactatGATTGGTTGAAAGAGAAGGGGCCCACCAGATATCCTCTCTTTCTTCTCTTCCCTCAAACGGTGAGTAGTCACCGAATTTATGGTCACCGCTTGACAACTTTGACGACGGTGTCACCAAACACTTTGCCGCACCCACCCCTCTCACCCTAACAGAGTTTAGTATTATTTTTTATTTCCAAATCTGTTTATTAGAATTATATAAGAGATtttttttttcccaaaaatataactTGCAAGTTGCAATCGCCTTTTGTCAGATCACGTGAAGTTGGAATTGACTTCATTTTGGTTCTTCATGAACCATTCAAACAAACCATCTAGTTCTAGGCTTCTAGCCTAGATTTTTTGAGTTTATTACAAGAATAGTCCCTATACTTTGGCAATGGTCACACCTTAAAATCTAAATTCAAAAACATTACATTTTGGggtttaaatattatttttatttttttaaccatGTCAGGATTACACTAGTTATGTAATTACTTAAATTAAACAAAAACAATTGGAAACAATAAAATCCACCCCTCGTCCCCACCCACCCGCCAGCCCCCGCCGCACCCCCATTGTCCTTGTTATCTCTTCGCGATTGCAATAGTGACCAGGTCTTTTTTATACTCCACTCGTTCAACCCCTCTTCtcccatcatcatcatcttcataatCGCCCTAGGCTCAATTCAAGATTGACTCCATCTCCATCGATTGTTTAACAAACATATATTGCTTTAAGCTTGTGGATGATGATTTAGACTAGCATATACTCAACGGTGTTGTATGCAACATAACATGTTTCACTAATCCAACACAAACATTAAGGACATAACATATCAACAGTCTAAGACTCCACATCATAAATACTCTCTCCCGAAGCGAGGAGGCATAtactgtgtatatatatattctcATGTTAGAATCTAACCATAAGAGTTCACTTGTGATGAAGTCTGTAGATGCGGTACTTATAACTCCACAAAAGAACTTTTGACCTTTTGATGAACGATCTTAATGCACGAGAATACGTAAAAAAAGTAGTTGCTTTCCGTCTAATTTCATTTTCACTTGTAATTACATATCAACAAATTTTTAATTACAACTTTCATCCTTTTTCAAAACCACCATTAGCCGGGATACCAAAATTATACAAAATTCATACTTTCCCTTGTGCATTCCAACCTTCACCACCATCAAAACAACGTCCAATTTCACCGCACAAACCCGATTATTATCCCAACTGTCTAACCTAAACCCGAGCCAGCCAGTTACTTTACACATCCTCTGCCGAATCAAGAGGGAAACAAGTGTCTTCGCCACCGGTACTCCATAAGAAATGCGCGTAATTCGCAGCATAAAACGAGTTGTTAGGATCCGCAGATATCGCTTCCAGATATGTCTCTTCAGCCGCCCACAAATCCTTTCTAACTTGCCATAAAAAGCTCGCGTACTTGTTTAGCGCCTCTGCGTCCTTTGGTTCAACCGTAGAAGCCCTCTTGAAGTAATCCTCAGCTCTGTCAAACGAACCACAACATAACAAATTTGACAAACTATCTAAAGATAAAAATAACACAATATTACCAAAACAAAACTCATAAACAAAGATTTAGTACCTATCGTAATCTCGTGCAACGAGATATAGAAACTGAGCATAATTGGCTAGAAGTAACGGGTTATCGGGTTCCTGTGACAAACCCGTTTGATAAAGAAGCTCCGTTTTGAAATAACCCGTTACATCTTCTTCCTCAATCTTCACCGTCACCGGAGAAACAAATCTCTTCATCGTCTCACGATCCAAACCGTCATCTCCGATCACATTTTGCATTCTATCAGCTTCCTCGACAACGGAATTCCACGACTCGAGCTCCTCATCCTCACTCGCCTGACCAGAAACCGACTCTTCACTTGTTCTCAACTGATCCCCAACCGCTGATGACGCCGTTACAGATCCGTCAAACCTTCCGTCACCGTCAGTTCCACTAGCCACCGGCCGGAAGTTTCCACCGCCGCCGTTGTTGTTTCCGCCAACCGACGTCGTTTTCCCAcccgaattcgtaacaaatgtttTCACAGACGATGAATCAAATTTAGTTTTGGAAACCGACTCCACTGTTGTGGTGGTTACAGTTGTGGTTTCCGCTGGAATCGCAAAGTTGTATGACATTGAATGGACGCTGTAATTAGCTAACAGAATCATAACATACACCATTAAAGTAGGTGTTTGTGAAAACACCTGCTGAAACAACCAAACAAAAGAGGCGTTCATCTCCTTTTGAACTCTGACTAATATATGTTGTAAATCTTCGTAATATAAAACCTCTCTCATCTGTAACGTGTAGCTTTGAAGCTCACGGATTATAAACACCATTGATGAAAACGCTTTTTTCACTGAACAATAAGCCGATTGACCTGCTTCTTTTATACATTGTTTCTTTCGCTTAATTATTCGCAGCGAAAACGGTAGATCTACACTGTTCGCTTTCCGTTCTATACTCGCCGGAATCATATCCCCCTGCCACTCCAATTCCGTTTCCAAACCGTCGTAGTTTCGGTTACTTTCAACGTCATCGGAAACCTGAAACCGGAGAGCTAATTCATTAATCTGCTTCGAGAATTCCTCATCGGAAAATTGAGCGGAAACAGATCGTTTGATTCGATGATGTGTTTTAGGTGTTTCAGATCTGTTCAATTTGGTTCCGAATATTGCAGACCGGTGGATGTAACGGTACGCGAGAGCGAGGTGAGTTAAACTGCGTCGTTTTGATGAAGGTGATGAGATTGCAGAGGCTAACGTTTGTAGCGATGGAGAAGGAGAGTGTGGGATTGAATGTTGTGATATGTTCAAACATTGATTCGCCATTTTTGTTCTCATTTTTGGATAGAGAGATTGAAATTGGATTACAAAAGTGTGATTCAAGGATGAAAGATTATAGATCCAGTAACAGAAAGTGAGATAACTTTCCTTCGAACCTGAAATGAGTGAACATAAAGGAAAATGAATTACAAAAGTCAATTTTCAGAAACAAATCTCAAGAATATAATCATTACAGCACACATAAACATATATAGTGACTTTTGTGCATTAAAATCGGATCGGAAAACAGAAACCAATGGAAGTACTACAGTAATCTAGATTTACCTACCTAGTGAAACTGTGGTCTGTACCACCGGAATTTATGGCGAAACTGAACGTTTTCCGGCAAAGTACGACGGAGAGTATCACTTAGGTAGAGGAAGAGGGGTGTGAGGTGGTTATATACATACACGAGATATTCCTattcacacaaaaaaaaaaatcttgtgCAACATGAATCAATCACATCGTAGAGTTGAgtgtatttatttatattatttaatattatttaatgcAATTTTAATAACCGTATGTACATACAGAGCCATGTTTCAGTTTAGACCCTTGGTTTCATGTATTGATCAGTTTTGGCACCGGGAGTTTTAGTTTGTGCTTTTGTAATGCTTGAAACTTCTTTGTAATCTTATGGTTTTGTCTCAAATTCGGGGACCATTAGGTTATGGGTTCGATTCATACAAGGGGGGTTTTTCCTGatttattaggtttcctcctgaacTGGTGTAGAGTCATTATTGCCTCATGGATATGGATATGATCCAGTGGTCCGTCACTTATCCAAattcaccgttcaaaaaaaattggAAAATCCATTTAGGGTCTGTTGGTGTTTTATTTAACCAAGTTGAGAATAAAAGAGTTAGTTTATAAGTTAAACATAtactttttttatatatttcgGATTTTTCCATATTATGTTatgttaatatatttttattaaattcaaAGCAGATTAAGGCTGATTCTAAACACACCCCCACCCCCTCCTGATTATACCCTcccttgtgagaggaaaactgcCGGTCCCATGCGggccccacctgtaagtatgtAAGAGGAGAGGGGTGTAAAAAGTAATTAagggggtgtagaaagtagcaccccAGATTAAAACCTAGATGTTATACGACTTCTACATCATCACCAAAGGTTTCACAAGCAACAAACTTTAGCGAAAAGCACAACTCAATATAATATTTACTAAGCTATCTTCATGGTACAATGAATAGTATCCGACTATCTGTCGATGACAGAATCCTCCATATACAAACAACAAACAACGATAACATCCGATTTTCATGTTAATACTTCAACTAACTCAATACTTATTGTTTCACTGAAGTACGGTCACAGGCACAAAAGCTCACTTCAAGTGTTGCTTCTATGACATCAAACGATTCAAACATATGATCAAAAATATTATTAGAATTCTTACATAATTTAGGGACATAAAAAAGCAATAGATTGAATGTAGAGGGGTGTTAGATGTAGATAACGAAGGCAGTATGGGGTGGTGTAGTGGTTGTTAGAGTTCACGAGCGTTCAGATCTATAATTTCGGGTCTCTCTCTTCatgcgacacgtgtcatcaccgacCCATCTACCACTTTTATGGAACTCACCGTGAAACTTGCCCGACCCGACTTCTCATCCTTAATTGGCTTTGCAGTATTCAAAGGGTTGACTTACCTCATAGTACGACTATCCCATGAATCTTCTTTTGACTAACATAAACATGTGATCATCATAGTCACAAGTAAAGCTTATATTACAAGATTGAACCCTTATTTATTGAATAGGAATGGATACATATCATGTAGACATTGTTTGCTAGTTGATCTTATTTTCTTTCGGGTAAATTATACTTTTCGTCCTTTACTTTTGTATTGAATTgcaatggataacctttaacttcaataattacagtcacaatcctttatttgcaaaacccgttacaccttaggtcctttagtcttaacctagttaaaattttaagttaagtTTATTGACATAAGGGTAGTTTTGTAATTTTACCTTTTTACTTAAAACACATAATAAATAGAAaaggaaaaaacaaaaaatatgttTATAAACCAACAATCATGTTCACTTTCAACTTTAACTCTCACACTCTCTCTAAAACCCCTGTAACTAAGATTCTCACAATATCACCACCGCAAATCTCAAAATTCAAGTGACAAATCCGACACAACTTCTCATTTTTTTCCCCTAAAGAATGCACCTTCATCTCCAACTCACCACTCTCCAGATCAATCTCATGTGAAGAAGACTCAATTCGGATGTGATTATACGAGAAGATTCCAAAAGAACCGCATTCAGAGTCGGATAAGTCGAAGTTACTGTCGCcgtcggtggtggtggtggagtggggAGAGAGGCGGTTCCGGCGGGTGGGAGGACGACAGTTGCgaggtggaggaggtggtgggtgtcacaccccaaccgatggcggaaacatcgggatgagacgaacaaattgattaaaacttcataacactatgtgacaataataattaaattcaaatttcatttgaatactaaattgtcatacaaaaattcaaataaaaagacaacaattgtttcaaaacaaacataacatcaaaatgatagattaatctaggtgtgtatctaa belongs to Helianthus annuus cultivar XRQ/B chromosome 5, HanXRQr2.0-SUNRISE, whole genome shotgun sequence and includes:
- the LOC110940108 gene encoding uncharacterized protein LOC110940108, giving the protein MRTKMANQCLNISQHSIPHSPSPSLQTLASAISSPSSKRRSLTHLALAYRYIHRSAIFGTKLNRSETPKTHHRIKRSVSAQFSDEEFSKQINELALRFQVSDDVESNRNYDGLETELEWQGDMIPASIERKANSVDLPFSLRIIKRKKQCIKEAGQSAYCSVKKAFSSMVFIIRELQSYTLQMREVLYYEDLQHILVRVQKEMNASFVWLFQQVFSQTPTLMVYVMILLANYSVHSMSYNFAIPAETTTVTTTTVESVSKTKFDSSSVKTFVTNSGGKTTSVGGNNNGGGGNFRPVASGTDGDGRFDGSVTASSAVGDQLRTSEESVSGQASEDEELESWNSVVEEADRMQNVIGDDGLDRETMKRFVSPVTVKIEEEDVTGYFKTELLYQTGLSQEPDNPLLLANYAQFLYLVARDYDRAEDYFKRASTVEPKDAEALNKYASFLWQVRKDLWAAEETYLEAISADPNNSFYAANYAHFLWSTGGEDTCFPLDSAEDV